The sequence below is a genomic window from Aureispira sp. CCB-E.
ATAAGACCATTTGCAGACTTCTTTAAATTCCTCTATCAATGTTTTATTGCCAGGATATTTTTGTAACGCATCCCAAGCAGTGGCATAAGCGGCAGCGAAATCTAATTGACGCAATTGTATGCGAATCAGATTATCCCAAGCAGCTAATTGAGGCTTTTTAGGACTGTTTTGGATACACGTTTTGTAATAAAAAATAGCAGAGTCTGGTTGTTCCTCAAGGTCATAAGCCATTGCCAACCAGTAGCAACACAAGGGGCGAGGCATTTCTTTATAAACATTTAATAAGTAAGGTTTGGCTTGGGTATATTCTTGGGCATTACAAAGTTCTTTAGCTTGGTTCCATGCCACTCGTATGGCTTCACTTTGAGCGTTCAGCGTCTCCCAAGAGATCAAGAAAGAAAGAATAATGAATATTATTTTCATAACAGCTACTATTTGTATCAACAATGAATAGGGCAAGGGATCATCTAAACGGCAGCGGCAATAGATGCAAAGGCAAAATGCTCTAACAAACGCTGAACTTCTTCTAACTCTCCGTTATCAGGAATTTTAATATCAGTAAGAGCGGGCAAGTGCTGTGCAAAATAAATATTATTATTTGCCATTTCAATTAGAGTAGAAGCCAAGGCTTTGGGATAAGGATAAGAAGGACTTTTCTCTAAAATAATTTTAGAAATACTCTCACACAGCACTTTGTAATTGGTAAAATATCCCTCTTTATTCTCTTTGTCCACAAGTTTGGTGTGGTAAGCCTTACTAGATTCAGCTACCACAATATTATGCAATAGATTTTCATCGACATAACTAATTGCAGGGTTTTTGCGAGAGGATTCAACCAAAACAGACAAAGCTATTTTTAAACGTTTATCAACATCTTCGATGTTCATTGTATTAAAGTCAATTTGGTATTTCATCCATTCCCAATACCAAGAAACCAAATAAATTAAGAGTTTGTGTTTGTTCTTAAAGTATCTATAAATGGAGGCTTCTGTAGATTCTATTTGAGTAGCTAGTTTTTTAAACGTAAATTTCTCAAATCCCAGTTTATCAATTAAGATAATGCTATGCTCAATAATTCTTTTGCCTAACTTTGTTTCTTGAGGGTCTCTAAGGTATAAGTTGGCATTTAGTTGGATTTGTATTGCAATCATAAATCTTCTATCAACTTTCTTTTAACTAGCGGTTTACAAATAAAAGGTCACAAAAATTATCCCTCAAAGAAGGACATGGTAATTTTTCTGAACGATTACTTGTATCTGTATATCGAAAAGGCAACGAGCATTACTAAACTTGCTTGATGATGGAGGATGAAATCCACGATTTAGAGCAAAGCGATCTAAGATGTTGATGCTTAAAAAAATCATCAGGGAAAGTAAAGGTAATGGTTGCTATAAAAATTATAAATTTGGTTTAGGCAATAAAGTTCAAATATAATAAAAAAGAAGTGAAAAGCAGTGCTTGGTACCAGCTAGTTTAGAATTCAAAATTTCTCTAATTTTTTTTCTTTAGCGGAATTCTAAATCGAAGGACTTATTTTCGACCAAAATCGGCAGGAATTTCCCCCCAAGCTTTGGTTTCCCACTTTAAAATTTCTGTTTCAAAACTATTGTTTTTTAACCAATTTTCGCCACGAGTAATCAAATCAAAAATTTTAACATTGGCTTTGGTTTTGGCAACTTTGGTGCGGCATTTTTTTGCTTTAATCCATCCCATAGCAATTTTTGAATCGGTGTAAATCGGTAGATTGCTATTGTGTTGTTTTAGGAAGGCAAGCCCATGGACCAAAGCTAAAAATTCTCCAATATTATTGGTTCCCTGTTGCAGAGGTCCTACGTGGAATAATCGTTTGCCAGTACTTGTATCAACACCTTGATATTCCATCAATCCAGGATTGCCACTACAAGCAGCATCAACGGCAATACTTTTCCAAATTGGCGTTCCTGCCAAACTAGGGTCAATTGTTTTCTTTTTACTAGGAGTGATTGCGTCAAAGTAACTGCCCGCAAAAGCATCTTCCGCTTCTCTTAAACTGCCAAAAGATTTGTACTTGGCACCTGCATAACCTTTGATGTGTTTTTGGCATTCTTTCCAAGTCTTAAAAATTCCAGTTTCATGCCCTTCCCATACTACATAAAATTTGTTCTTTTTTGCCATATGATTTTATCTGTAAACTTGCTTAAGGATTAAAAATCGGGATTTGGGATCATAGTTACATTACTACGATGAGTGAAGTAACAACAGACAAAGGTATTTATTTTTAGTGGAAAAGAAAATGCAGTGAAAAAGTTCTAACAATATAGCACAAAAGTCCAAGGTCATGAGCGAACCGAGCATAGCGAGCTCACGACCAAAGGGAGTAACAAAGCGAACGACCACGAAGTAGCAGCGAACCGAGCTATGCGAGCTCACGACCGTAGGGAGTAACAATGCTAACTACTATTCTAAGCAACGATAAAAAAATAATCTTTCGATTTGCCTAATCTTGCCGCCAATTGTTGAAATATTGAACATGACTAAACTCTATAAAGGCTAAAAAAGCCATAATCAGTACGAACGCCAAGTAAGTCACCAACAAACTTAATAGAGGCTTTTTTGATCGAATGTTCAAACTGAAACTCGTGCAAAAACTGTTGGGTTTGAAAATCAAAAATTTTGACTGTATTTCTATAAGTAATGGCTAATTTTGAATTGTCTGAATTGAAGGCAAAATAAAACGCATATTCATATGGTGGAATTTGGATGTCTTTAAAAAACAGTTCTTGTTGTGTTTCCAAACTAAAGAAGCGAACGTTCCAGTAGCCTTCCATGTCAATGAATACTACCATTTTGTTATCTTTTGTAAAAGCCATTTGACCGATGGATTTAGTGCTGACGTCTAGGGTTATAATTGTTTGTAAGGAATTACAATCTATGATATCTAGCGTTTTTTGTCGGCGTTGAATGGCTAATAATTGAGCATCGGAAGAAAGAGTTAAGGCAAAAGAAGGATTGCTTCTGGGGATGGTTAAGTCAAATTTTTTCTGATGGAGATTTGAAATATTGTTGGTCAATAAAAGTTGTTGTTTAGTGCTAAACGCAAGACAATTAGCAGCCGTTGAAAGTTGCTTGTGTTCCCAATCTTTGGCGGCACTTAATGGCGTAAATGTTTGTTGATGGATATTGTATTGATAAATACGTTTGTCTAAATAGATAAACAAGGAATGATGCAAGGCATTGTAACAAATATCCCAAGGAAGCGCAGCTGGCAAATCTATTTCTTCTTTAATAACGCCAGATCTGTTTATCAAAATAAGTGTGTCCTTAATCAATTCTTTTGGAGTTTTGTTGTTCCAACCAACTTTGGAAACGTAAATCCCATCTGTACTAGGTTCAAAAGAAAGT
It includes:
- a CDS encoding viroplasmin family protein is translated as MAKKNKFYVVWEGHETGIFKTWKECQKHIKGYAGAKYKSFGSLREAEDAFAGSYFDAITPSKKKTIDPSLAGTPIWKSIAVDAACSGNPGLMEYQGVDTSTGKRLFHVGPLQQGTNNIGEFLALVHGLAFLKQHNSNLPIYTDSKIAMGWIKAKKCRTKVAKTKANVKIFDLITRGENWLKNNSFETEILKWETKAWGEIPADFGRK
- a CDS encoding TetR/AcrR family transcriptional regulator; this encodes MIAIQIQLNANLYLRDPQETKLGKRIIEHSIILIDKLGFEKFTFKKLATQIESTEASIYRYFKNKHKLLIYLVSWYWEWMKYQIDFNTMNIEDVDKRLKIALSVLVESSRKNPAISYVDENLLHNIVVAESSKAYHTKLVDKENKEGYFTNYKVLCESISKIILEKSPSYPYPKALASTLIEMANNNIYFAQHLPALTDIKIPDNGELEEVQRLLEHFAFASIAAAV
- a CDS encoding WD40 repeat domain-containing protein, translating into MPSLEKELAKTIDDLIQQSYHVFDKENTTPSLQLLEKAWDLLPLPKENWQESYYIAQNIIHAYLQGKNIEQAIAYLPTFMRCDQQNRNYGESEFLAGKLAFDRGQKIEALDYFIIAGHKGGKRIFNGVENKKYKNFYTNHPSTAAKIKAYKVSLKPKQTTPDITSLEPTAYPIFRQLEQTNTEKICRIAYKDKSVWVEIGKPPKTKITIKTFSTPAEAIQHWKKKEVEWLKKGYIYRNPNAMAGMATMHRFIGTGYTGALSFEPSTDGIYVSKVGWNNKTPKELIKDTLILINRSGVIKEEIDLPAALPWDICYNALHHSLFIYLDKRIYQYNIHQQTFTPLSAAKDWEHKQLSTAANCLAFSTKQQLLLTNNISNLHQKKFDLTIPRSNPSFALTLSSDAQLLAIQRRQKTLDIIDCNSLQTIITLDVSTKSIGQMAFTKDNKMVVFIDMEGYWNVRFFSLETQQELFFKDIQIPPYEYAFYFAFNSDNSKLAITYRNTVKIFDFQTQQFLHEFQFEHSIKKASIKFVGDLLGVRTDYGFFSLYRV